The following are from one region of the Nicotiana tabacum cultivar K326 chromosome 3, ASM71507v2, whole genome shotgun sequence genome:
- the LOC107773690 gene encoding uncharacterized protein LOC107773690, producing MAPFMDPQESDNETFIEVTNLSDRPIIYIQDPSMSKPKLLLKKESLGSAKQISVDPISLKESNEMAIPHPKSQPLTIPVTPNNKFLSSSLPNSTALSPEFVSKKKKNQFSQLPSPLSSTNHLARQHSHSVALTNLHRLREIHLQRSKSCGEGRASAPPEEFDIWFTPNNSVKHVAAAEDSNKLNNNNSFQESSEGVRTDGTYKGKMLEGRNQEEKFKCGALCLFIPGLGKGIKHIRSGRRQESGITVSSEMGHHVVSRTVSLEKFECGSWTSSAAIMNDVGDASNNMFFDLPMELIRCSTANDDTLSPVTTAFVFDKEVKGVLKHTTTTTTTTHRKSHESARHVRFSTSSPTSYPPSPTSCITPRILQAREDFSTFLEAQSA from the coding sequence ATGGCTCCCTTTATGGATCCTCAAGAATCAGATAATGAAACTTTCATTGAAGTAACTAACCTCAGTGATCGCCCGATTATCTATATCCAGGATCCGTCTATGAGCAAACCCAAGTTGCTACTTAAGAAGGAGAGCCTGGGTAGTGCGAAGCAGATTTCAGTTGATCCAATCTCCCTGAAAGAATCAAATGAAATGGCGATCCCCCATCCGAAATCCCAACCTCTGACCATTCCTGTTACACCCAATAACAAGTTCTTGAGCTCCAGCCTACCCAACTCAACAGCCTTATCTCCAGAATTTGtatcaaagaagaagaaaaaccaaTTCAGTCAACTACCATCTCCTCTGTCATCAACCAATCATTTGGCTAGGCAACACTCTCACTCTGTGGCACTAACAAACCTCCATCGGTTGAGAGAAATTCACTTACAGAGGAGCAAGTCGTGTGGCGAAGGCAGAGCCAGCGCCCCACCTGAAGAATTTGATATTTGGTTCACCCCCAATAATAGCGTTAAACATGTAGCTGCTGCTGAGGACAGCAACAAGTTAAACAATAATAACTCATTCCAAGAATCATCAGAAGGCGTCAGAACGGATGGAACGTATAAAGGAAAAATGTTGGAGGGTCGAAATCAGGAGGAGAAATTCAAATGTGGAGCTCTGTGTTTGTTCATTCCAGGTTTGGGAAAGGGAATCAAACATATAAGATCTGGGAGAAGGCAAGAAAGTGGAATAACAGTATCATCAGAAATGGGACATCATGTAGTTTCAAGGACAGTGTCGTTGGAGAAATTCGAATGCGGATCGTGGACATCATCGGCGGCTATAATGAACGACGTAGGAGATGCTTCAAATAACATGTTTTTTGATCTGCCAATGGAGCTCATCCGTTGCAGTACTGCGAACGATGACACTCTTTCCCCTGTAACGACAGCATTTGTTTTCGATAAGGAAGTGAAAGGCGTCCTCAagcacacaacaacaacaacaacaacaactcacaGGAAATCGCATGAATCAGCGCGCCATGTTCGGTTTTCTACGTCGTCCCCGACATCATACCCGCCCTCGCCCACATCCTGCATAACACCACGAATTCTCCAGGCTAGAGAAGATTTCAGTACCTTCCTAGAAGCTCAGAGTGCATGA